The genomic stretch ATCCCAAACTCGCATATATATAGGTAAGAAAACTGGCACGGAGCATACACGTGTGACTGATCCATTGCAGAGTATGCAAGGATTCCAAATCGCCAAAATCAGCCACAACTTGAGAACAGATTAAACTTCTCCAAAATAAAGGCAAACCATGTCAATGCCAAGGATTAATCTAAACTCCAGATTGAATAACAAATGCAAGACCACATCGTTTTAAGCCTACAGAACATGTCAATTCAAAGAAAGCGTTCTCAAGTTAAAACGACATTCCAGATTTCACAATGGCCTATAATAGTTGACAATAACAACACCCCAGAAGAGTGTAGGCCATTATATCATAGCCCTAACTTCTAAAAGCTACTGAATGATTCAACATTAAAATGACATAAATACATGATGCTTTTGTTAGCTGTCGATGCATGCTGAATTTCTGATGGAATCAAGCCGTTCTACTACAGCTCAAGGGGTGAACAAGCAAAGCCAAAATATGTAAAACGTCTGCCATATTTTCTCAAATTGTGATTAAGGAAGTGCGCCAGAATATTCTAACAAACCCAGACTTCCCACAGCATTCCCCCAAAGCACAAGAGTTCAAAAAATGCCACCATCAGTTTCCTAGTCCTCACAAACAACTCTTCTCTTACAAGTCTCAGAAACCTGCAAAACAAGTTGTAAACATAAGCATGAGTCTCACCAATCTCATTGCAATAGTTCTTGTAAGCAAATATACACTAGGAACTTCTGAATACTCTTATGGAGAGAATGCGTGACATAAAAAAGAGGTGTTTCTTCCATTTGTTCTTGAGCTCAATATAAATACAACAAAACATAAGCATGGGTTCAGAAGTAAACAGCAACACAAGGAGATTCACGTCAACATCGCTTTGAAACAATGAAAGAAATTAGGTGCCATCTGAACACTGCAACATGAGTTGTTTATTTTCTACTTTCTGGTGCAACAAGAATTACGATATCCTTATTTTACGAAGTAGCAAGAGCATGGTTCAGTTTTGGCAAGATCAGTGGTGATTATATTTGCAATGATGAAAGGCGATGGCTCACCATAATGAAAATACTCGGTAACATTACGATTTGTCACACTCCCCCATTTTAACTTTGAAATAACAAGTTAGGTCTGGTGAATCACAAATAGCACTAGTTAATACTATTTGGCAGCCGGCAGACAAATGCACCAAATAGTACTTCTGTTATTTCGAAGTAACAAATTGCAAGAATTTTAAGAGGAATGGAATGTGATAAATAATGTATGATACAAGGAGAGATAGTTATGAGAAAGTACCAAAATACGAATTATCTGGTACACTTCATTTCATCAGCTCTACCTCTACACGTAGAGTGTTCTTTTTGTCTGTATCTGGCGAAACCTCCCTTTTGGCAGTAGTCTTCTTGCTCCAATCTTCAACCATGCAAACAAAAGCTTAAACAATCATAACAAGGTAAACATTTGTCTGCATGGTATGCATGACTTGAAATGGCATAAAAAGTTGGGACATTGAACAAGAGTACTGACTTGATATAACTTAACAATAATTACATGAATGAAATGCAATAGAGTCATATATATTCGAATAACCAACCGAATCAATAAAAAATAATACCATGTTCCCTAGGATGTCCTAGTAAACAATACATGTGATGTGATATGAAAATCAGGAAACAAGGAAACATCATTACAGTGGTATATATAtttaagaaaaatagaaaatttggaGACTACAATGAAATGAGAATACAAGGTAGCATGCGACTCCAAAGGAGTGACATTCAAAGGGAAGGAGTGGTGCAGCAAGATGTCATCTAGCTCCCAGCAGCAACGGTTGGGGAGGCACATCCACATTGTGCGTGCATGTGGCAGGAAAGTAGTGCATATTGGAAGAACTTTTCAATTATATAAACACAGACCataaatttgatacttggcaatacaAAATTGGTGTATTGGTAAAGGATACAGAAGGCACAAAAACTCAGTGAAGTATCAGGGTAACCTTTATCTACCAATACAAAGTTCATATGCTGATAATTTCTTCATATGTATATCTAAATCCAATAAAAGCATAAAAAAATAGGCCACCGCAAAAGACATACACCGTGGCGGACACTAGGATGGGACTTGGCCAATTGTGATGCAAAGGGCAGGTGTACCAGAAGATTGGGACAAGCAGACTAGAACCATCTTAGTCATTCACTTGGCTCTACTCCTGCAGCTTAATTATTTTTCCTACCTTGGCTGCACTTCTCTTTTTGTATGTGGTAGTGGTAGAACCACACTACAAAGGATCCAAACACTACTACTCTTCCCCAAATTCATCTCAATTTCCCTCAATTCACACAAAATTCTAGCACAATTTGTATAAAGAGGACCCTGCAATGTACACAGGCCTCCCAGCACATCATTTCAGAAGGCAGGTTTAAATGGAATGTGTCCAATCTAATTAACATATGTTCAGTACACATGATTCAATCAAGCAACCCAACGAATCATCCTACATAAGCCTAATCCAAGCACATAATTTCAGAAGATGCATGTGCTAAAACAAACAAAATGTGCCCAAATCAAGCAATTCTATACTAGTATACTCATACTCAGCACTTGCATAGCTCAAAGGGCGCGCGAGAGTGTTACCTGCGTAGGGGATCTTGGTTGATTCCAGCCATGTCGGGAGCACACATGGTAGGATGGGGACACGGGGTATAGCTAGACGAGAGCTCCCGGTAACCTTCTTGTTAACCATGTCCACGCCGAGAAGCTGGCTGCCGCAGACGAGGTAGACCACATTGGCGTTGAGCGGGTCGATGGCCCCAATGGCCGGCATCTCCTTCAAGGGCGGAAACTGGTTGCGTTCGTCCATCCAGATGTGGAGAAATGGCACCTCGTGGTCGAGCGTCCAGGAGGTGCCCCCGTCGTCGAGGGAGAAGGCGCTGATCACGTAGGGCCTGTCCTTGGACACCTCGACGTAGCGCATCTTGCCGTCGCTGGcccccatgcggcggtacctgcCGAGTTGCTTCATGAAGACCATGCCCTTGAGGTCAGGCAGCACGCTGCCTCTGGGCAGCTCCACGAAGCGGGGCTCCGGGCGGTCGCTGAGCGGGTCGACCGAGACGGCGCCCCAGCTCTCGTCGATCCACCACAGCCGGTCGCCGAAGGCCACCACGGCGGTGACGACGTCCATCTGCCGCCCAGCCGGCAGAGGGGACGGCAAGCCTGCCAACTTCTCCCACTCCCCGGTCTCGGAGAGAAACCGCCTCATGACCAATCCTGCCTCCTCCCTGCCTCCGGCGGTGAACATCTCAGCTACCGCGTACCTGTCCGGGGCCGCGTCCCCGCCTTGGGATTGGGTGAGGATGCCGAGGTGGTTGCAGGCGGAGGTCCTCTTGGTGCCGTCGATGTCCGGGAGGCGGTAAAGCTCGCCGCTTAGCGGGTTGCAGACGAAGCGCGTGGTCTCCGGATTGGTGTCCATGTCGGTGAAGGAGAGGTTGAGTATGGCGGATACCAGGGActcgccgtggtcgccgccggcgccgacggAGAAGCCGAAGCGGGACTCCCAGAAGCGCACGAGGAGGAAGCCGTGGGCGCTGGTGGCGCAGACCTGGCCCGGGACGGAGCCGTGCTTGCCGGTGGCGGGGTCGAGGAGAGGGCGCGGGTGGACGAAGTGGGCGGGGACGGTGAGGTTGGTGAGGAACGGGGGCGCGTCGAGGTGGAAGGACGCGCCCGGCGCCGGCGCCCCCGACTTGTCCATGGAGGTGAGCTGGATCAGCGCCCACGGCGGGCGCGAGGCGGCCGTGGAGAGGGGGCGGCGGAGGCCGCCGGTGAGGAGGCGGAGCATTGTGCGGCGGATGGAGCGATTTGGTCGGTGCGGTAAAGCCTCGAATGGAGGAAGCGCAGTGGGCACGGGTTGGTTCACGACTGCTGTGGACTAGTTCTACGGAGTGTCCCGTGGCCTGTGCCCTGTGGTGATATTTGCTTTCTTGCTTTCGAGTTTTGACCAGGCTGTCCGTtcgaggcgatttacacaaaaataacccaaaactgaaagaaaagcacagactgaccctctggcgaaactatttcacgaatctaacccttttgtgtggcgcccctctcagggcgccacacgtgcccatgtggcgcctctagctttggcgccacacacccatccgacgtggcccgtcgacgctgagctggtgaccccgatccgacgtggcagcacgagtggcgccgctctggccggcgccacactttgaaagtgtggcgcccctgggaaGGGCGACACACGttgacttaagtttgggcgccgcgcgcgcccagcccgacccttcttctttctttctcttcttctcttcctcctccccaacccggttctctctctcctccctctccccccccaaatccaccaccaaatcgtcggatctgtccgtggagatcgttccccatccatttgtcaaggtaatctccttcaaatcttctccattcatccactaatttcatagatcgggctagatttggacatgaaccctagacatgtttttttcttttatgcactctatattgtattgtttgtgttggagatggtagcctcatgtatgcatgtgtttgaaccatagatgtgtagaaatctacatatgaaatttcacatgtatgtgtatgaactctatgtatgtatgtgtatgtatgtgtatgaacccacatgtatgcctagtatttgtgatggagtaactcatatttgttagttgaatggatcgtaatatggttcaaaaatgtaaacatgtaggatggccggtgccggtggacggggaagggcggccgccgcggtcccgggcgcccccgggccggggaaggggccgccgcggtggagcagcaagggccccacgatcaccgtcacctgcatcctcctcgtcttcgcatgacgaacgccgcttcgagttcctcctccgcatcgacgacgacccactcggcatcaagcggctaccggacaagttcgccgagttcgtcgacggcgtcgagccggcgcacttgcagctacgggaggctagccgcaacctcgccgctggcccgtggaggtcctgttcgacgggcagggcaagatgtacccgcacacggggtgggacaagttcgcccgtgacctccacctcgagcccggctgccagctcaccttcctgtacgagggggacggcgagatgatcgtcaaggtgttcgacgacaccgcctgccgtgtgcactacccccacaccggcgaatccggctccgacaccgatagttagaacgtcgagtgttgtcaactctatcttcgttgcttcgtgttgtttgaattctatcttaaattgtatgaaactatgtgctacgatgttaggtatgatgatgttaggtcgatgatgtgtgtacgaaatggttgttgatatgatgtgtgtatgacatagcttttgacatgatggcagttttgttggaatatggtaggattttccatggttttaacacatgtcaatgagtggcgcccttcccactggcgccacattgcacgatgtggcgcccgtggcatcggcgccacagatgcatgtctaattgcacaaaacatactgtaagacaaatcgtctgggacttagccgttttggcgaccctctttgtgtggcgcccgcggcatcggcgccacacatgcttctgtggcgcccgtgccacgggcgccacacagagagggtcgccaaaacggctaagtcccagacgatttgtcttacagtatgttttgggtccaatagttcatataagttggcatgtgtggcgccgaggccacgggcgccacacaagcttgtgtggcgccgatggcacgggcgccacacaaagagggtcgccaaaacggctaaggacttatcgtccggagcccccggATGTTTTCGACCAAATagctcatataagttggcatgtgtggcgccgatgccacgggcgccacacaagcacttgtggcgccgatgggaagggcgccacacatggacttgtgataaaaccatgaaaaatcctaccatattccaacagttttgacaacaagaacattgcactGAATATGTACCATACATAGACACAGCATAATGGTTCAAatgacaaataaggttcgacgacatcaaggtttcaattacaataaggttcaacgacacgaaggttcgagaagatcaaggttcagaCAACATAAtggttcgacaacaagaacatagccaagGTTCACTGCGTCGCAAATGCTCCCTcccccttgccttcttcttcttagcttcttcagccaattcttccttctcccttaagtcacgagccaactgaacgaccgaatcgaagaagtggtggcgctcctccgtctttgcagcttccgcttgagctctctcctccttgatgcgttcagcctcccttgccacctcctctaggtgcatcctattggccctctccctcgcaaTTTGCTCAAGTTGGCAGCTCCTCAGGAATTTTATACGTGCctcgcggtcccgttcggccttcagcttggcattcctcctcttgtggaacaatatgtattcctcatactgtttttgcatacgggcactctccgccatcttcttgtcttcctcctccttcttcttcctctctagtgtgcccttgtattgaccggtcaagaaggtaccatccacggttatgacgggcctacaatgttcgaatgccctcgtgcattgctggaatgaccaaaatgcacggtgaaataccctcactcttttaccatcatgcaatgtcattttggttgcggaaggctcgaccacatgcaccatgcccgggttagttgtggccatcgctaacaacaacctagggatacggttgtatgcttcctcccaatcaccgtacaacatcttgaatgcggcttgtttggccttccatgccttcccgtacttgacgtcgtaggcaaaccgggatttgaccgtatcttgcacggacctaatgctcatgataggaagtgatgatatctccgccgagagcttgtatgcaatgaactcggatgtgagttgacggtggtccggctgtgcatccttgccatcaagcttcggtccccggcacatgtgagtggctacacaacttgttatgtgccaagagggcccttttttgaaaggtcgtgcacggacaacccatgggcaccttttatccacacattttagcgtgtaccgcttcttcaagtccgagtgaacaacgatgtaagggcgatgatgcttaatggagaactccttcaaccatatcttcaattccaagaatgtatcaaacgttagccctttagagatcatagccgtcctaccatccacatctctcttggatagtggcctagctccaagaagtaaacttttgccaccatcaaccacggctccatccgcaagactaacatcacggaacaatggtacccggatatcccgtccggttaccttcttgaagatctcggctctttcggcttccttagccgtgaagccatcctcgtcaacctcctcttcgggtccatcatcatccgagtccgacgcatagcatcgggaataaggaatggagtggtccatctcctcttgcgtccaatatttatccaaatcacccacattgttgccattcatctcgaaacaatcatcaccatcttcgtgctcatcatactcattatccaacggaggttgttgggcaatgggagattggacaatgggagattgggtggcctcttcttggctcatgggtggaggagtcctctctcgaacgggggaggagggccggttaaggtcaagctcgttacgagcctcaaccgtcttggttgcaaacaactccaaagccttatcttgtgacccggccaccgtctccttgtaaatggaccaacgttgctcggagttgatacgcattatcttccaacgggtgtgcattccaaaccccacattatgccttccctctagctcaataccatcatttggctcattccaattcaactcaaccctaacttgtgctaccacctccgcaaagctagggctaacgtcaaacaccaagtcaacctcttccgggtccggctctatgtttcccttcaagtaagcatccttgtccacatgatgaacatgaacaattctttccatccccctagcataatgggaacaacacatacacacatgtgttcattagataccataatcaacataatctacccatacaaactagcacactaccatttcttctacttcaacaaccctaacatccaaccaaatccatctccaccctcaaatcaaccaaatccacatctagggtttcacatatagattggagcaaatacacaaaatcaatggatgaaaagaggggaaacggaggagattacctcaagcaacgagttgggaacgatctccacggacagatctgacgatttggtggttgatttggtgggggggagagagggggagagagaaaaccgggcgcctttggaggagagaagaagaacagaggaagaaagaaagaagagggtcgggctgggcgcgcgcggcgcccaaacttaagtcaatgtgtggcgcccttcccaggggcgccacactttcaaagtgtggcgccggccagagcggcgccactcgtgctgccacgtcggatcggggtcaccagctcagcgtcgacgggccacgtcggatgggtgtgtggcgccagagctagaggcgccacatgggcacgtgtggcgcccttgagaggggcgccacacaaaagggttagattcgtgaaatagtttcgccagagggtcagtctgtgcttttctttcagttttgggttatttttgtgtaaatcgcctccgTTCGAATACGCTCCATGGGATGGGAAGCGAGAAACGATGGTGTCCTTGAGACGCCACCTCCTCTCAGTCCTCCGCTTCTGCAGAACAGGCAACGTTCCaaggaaaaccagagaaagaAACAGAGGACACACATGCTACCAAAGTGCTGAGCCTCGTACGTAATTTGTAGCCACGGTTAAGCAAGCTGCTGGATTCAAATTTGTAGGCACGCTCAAGCTCAAGGTGAAGATTTTCAATCTTTCAGTTTTTGCAGTCCTCCAGATTCAATATTTCAGTTGCCTTTCAGCAGTTCCAGAAATTTAGGTTACATGGGTTTAGACGCAATTAACCTTTTTTCCGAACTTTTTTTTTAAACAAGACAACCCCACCGCAGATGGGGAAGGGCGCCCAGCTTTGATTGAAAGCTAACCAAGTTTCACACAAGAACATCTGTTACAGCATGACGGCCACACACGCCAGGGAAAAGGATCGACCAGGCTAACAAAACCAAACCTTGCGACCACACCCAGAACACTCGAGCTCAACGACGACGACACGGGCTACACAGTTTTGCAACTCGCTAAACAACACACCCAGGAAACTAAGTCCCTAACCAACTCCTACTCTCGCTGAGCCAATCTCTCTCAGCTTCCTGTCAATCGCCTCCATCATCTCCTCCGTAGCCGCTCGACGCTTAGTCTTGATCAATGGCCTCCACTGCATCATAAGAGATAAAGCACGGTAAAGCGGGTGCAAAGGATTAAACAACACTTTATCTTGAAATATCCGTTCGTTTCTGGTCAGCTACAGTGCCCAAGCAACAACAGCTAACCAAAACCATACAACATGGTTATTATTGCTATCTCTTTGTTTGAGAAAAATTGCAACAAACTCATCTCTCTTTCTTGGTACAGAGCTAACCTCAAAACAATCTCTTAATACGCACCTGACCAATCTAGCCATTGAACAACAAAACAAGATATGATCCACTTCCTCTATACTGCCAcattgcacacacaaaatagagccCGGCCATTTCCTCACAGCCAGTTGACTAGCTTATTGAATTTGCCCCCTGAAACAAAGCCACGAGAAATTCTTCGGTTTCAGAGGAAATTCGTTCCACATTTCACTCAGCCTACCATCCAAAACACCCGAATTCAGAATAAAAAGATACATAGATTTGGTTGAGAATTTGCAACTCTTCTCAAGTTCCCACTTAACCTTATCCTCTGCTTCACTAAGCTGGACATCTCCCAACATCCCCCAACAGTTCCTGGAGCTCTCCCCACTCATTTACCTCCACTGTCCCAAAAGATCTATTAAAGGTGATTAAAATACCCCCATTAATGAGGACCTCACTCACCGTCTTATTTTGTTGCtcacaacaaacaaacaaacaaacaaataaacAGGGCAAGAAACATATTTTTCAAATGACACACCCCAATTCACACATCTAACCAGAAAAACGTTTTCTTACCATTACCCACAGAGTagtttggccccatcttataccACTTTTTTACCTCATGGAGGCTTTTCCAGCTGAGAACTACCATTCTCACTAGATTGGTAGAACCCAGCCTCCCCCATATATTTGTTTCTCAGAAATGAACAACTCAATTCCTGAGCCCCACTTTCCAATTTATAAATCCACTTATTGAGCAAGCAAATGTTCCTAACTCTAGTGTCAGCAAAGCCCAGGCCACCATAGTTTTCGGTTTACATAAGCGATCCCACTTAACCATGTGGTACTTTTTCTTCTCATCAACACCCTCCCAGAAGAATCTAGCCCTAGACATATCCATTTTGTAATGATTACTTTCCTTCAACAAGTAAAACCCCATTGCATAGGTTGGGATACTATCCAGACATGCGTCAATTAACGCAGCTCTGGCCCCAGAAGAAGCCAAAGAGTTAAACCCACACTCCAGTCTTTTGTCTACCTTCTTTGCCACAAAATCTAGCTCATTAGCTAGGATTTTGTTCTGACTTACTGGTAACCCCAAGTATTTTAAAGGAAGAGCCCCAGTAGATCAATTCATCATGTTTGCAGCTCTAAGTAAATCTTCCTCACTGACTACTACACCCATAATCTCACTTTTCTGATAGTTAATCTTTAATCCTGACATTGCTTCATAGCAGTAGAAGATAAATTTAATTGCAGCAAAGCTTCCTTCATCATTCTCAGTAAGAATAatggtgtcatcagcatattgaagaTGTGAAACTCCTCCCTCAACCAAATTGGGAGCTAACCCCTTGACATAACCTGCCCTCCTAGCCCCATTTAGCATCTCACTCAGCCCATCTCCAACCAAATCAAATAAAATGGGAGAGAGAGGGTCTCCCTGTCTCAACCCTTTATAAGTTCTGAAAAAGGTTCCATTCTCTCCATTTATGTTCACACACACTCTACCCGTCTGTGCCACTTGCTCAATCCATGAAATGAAAGTTTCATTAAACCCCTTCCTTCTCAAGACCTCCACCAGGAAACACCAATGAATTTTATCATATGTTTTTTCAAAATCAAGTTTCAAAATCATACCAGGTTTCCTAGAAACCTTGAGATCATGCAAAATCTCATGTAAAACCA from Lolium rigidum isolate FL_2022 chromosome 4, APGP_CSIRO_Lrig_0.1, whole genome shotgun sequence encodes the following:
- the LOC124648706 gene encoding uncharacterized protein LOC124648706; translation: MLRLLTGGLRRPLSTAASRPPWALIQLTSMDKSGAPAPGASFHLDAPPFLTNLTVPAHFVHPRPLLDPATGKHGSVPGQVCATSAHGFLLVRFWESRFGFSVGAGGDHGESLVSAILNLSFTDMDTNPETTRFVCNPLSGELYRLPDIDGTKRTSACNHLGILTQSQGGDAAPDRYAVAEMFTAGGREEAGLVMRRFLSETGEWEKLAGLPSPLPAGRQMDVVTAVVAFGDRLWWIDESWGAVSVDPLSDRPEPRFVELPRGSVLPDLKGMVFMKQLGRYRRMGASDGKMRYVEVSKDRPYVISAFSLDDGGTSWTLDHEVPFLHIWMDERNQFPPLKEMPAIGAIDPLNANVVYLVCGSQLLGVDMVNKKVTGSSRLAIPRVPILPCVLPTWLESTKIPYAGF